The Listeria welshimeri serovar 6b str. SLCC5334 genome has a window encoding:
- a CDS encoding 5'-3' exonuclease, which produces MNENRENLLVVDGMALLFRAFYATAVSKQFMFNQNGIPTNGVQGFMRHMFAAIRQSNPTHTLICWDMGSQTFRNELYDGYKAGRTAPPEEMIPQFDLAKEVAAGFGFVNLGVPGFEADDCIGTITVQTSNTIATTVLSGDKDLLQLIRPTNEVWIMQKGYGNYKRYNEATFFEEMGITPKQFIDVKALMGDTSDGYPGVRGIGEKTAIKLIQEFESIEGVLNNLDKLKPAQQTKIQEDLAMLELSQKLARIHTEVPLEINLANLKYDGFREDAFSVVEKYGLKTLTRDIQ; this is translated from the coding sequence ATGAACGAAAATCGAGAAAATTTGCTCGTTGTGGATGGAATGGCATTACTATTCCGAGCATTTTATGCAACAGCCGTTTCAAAGCAATTTATGTTTAATCAAAATGGAATTCCAACGAATGGCGTGCAAGGTTTTATGCGTCACATGTTTGCCGCTATTCGTCAAAGCAATCCGACACATACACTTATTTGCTGGGATATGGGTTCACAAACATTTCGTAATGAATTGTATGATGGTTATAAGGCAGGTAGAACAGCTCCACCAGAAGAAATGATTCCACAATTTGATTTAGCAAAAGAAGTAGCTGCAGGTTTTGGTTTTGTCAATTTAGGCGTGCCTGGTTTTGAAGCGGATGACTGCATTGGTACGATTACAGTTCAAACAAGTAATACAATCGCTACAACTGTTTTAAGTGGCGACAAAGACTTACTACAACTAATCCGACCAACTAATGAAGTCTGGATTATGCAAAAGGGATACGGCAATTATAAACGATATAATGAAGCAACATTTTTTGAAGAAATGGGCATTACGCCGAAACAGTTTATTGATGTAAAAGCATTGATGGGGGACACTTCTGATGGATATCCTGGTGTTCGAGGTATTGGCGAAAAAACAGCAATTAAGCTGATTCAAGAATTTGAGTCTATTGAAGGTGTCTTAAATAATCTTGATAAACTTAAACCAGCTCAACAAACAAAAATTCAAGAAGACTTAGCAATGTTAGAACTAAGCCAAAAACTAGCTAGAATTCACACAGAAGTTCCACTAGAAATAAACCTAGCTAATTTGAAATACGACGGTTTTCGTGAAGATGCTTTTAGCGTAGTAGAAAAATACGGATTAAAAACATTGACGCGCGATATCCAATAA
- the rpsN gene encoding 30S ribosomal protein S14, which yields MAKKSKVVKHERQKALVEQYAELRRTLKAEGRYEELRKLPRDSTPSRLHNRCALTGRPHGYMRKFGMSRIRFRELAHQGQLPGVKKASW from the coding sequence ATGGCTAAAAAATCAAAAGTGGTTAAACATGAACGTCAAAAAGCGCTTGTAGAACAATACGCTGAACTTCGCCGGACACTAAAAGCAGAAGGTCGTTATGAAGAGCTACGCAAATTACCTCGCGATTCCACACCGTCTCGACTACACAATCGTTGCGCCTTAACAGGACGACCACATGGTTATATGCGTAAATTCGGAATGTCACGGATTCGTTTTCGTGAGTTAGCACATCAAGGACAATTACCCGGCGTGAAAAAAGCAAGCTGGTAA
- the chiA gene encoding chitinase ChiA, whose product MNGKQVMVGGLSLLLVGAGLGAFGSTAQAATDDASVMPDISNKQVLVGYWHSWKSTGKDGYQQGTSADIALKDTPKAYNVVDVSFMKGDGVNRIPTFKPVGINDSDFRAQVGALNKEGRAVLLALGGADGHVELKAGDEQAFANEIIRQVETYGFDGLDIDLEQSAITAGDNKTVIPAALKIVKDHYKAEGKNFLITMAPEFPYLKPGSAYESYLTSLANYYDYIAPQLYNQGGDGVWVDETNQWIAQNNDTLKESFLYYMADSFINGTRGYLKIPANKFVFGLPANVDAAATGYVKDPQIVKNVFNRLQTKGTPVKGIMTWSVNWDGGKNSAGVAYNNGFSNAYGPIVGTK is encoded by the coding sequence ATGAATGGAAAACAAGTAATGGTTGGTGGTTTGTCTTTACTATTAGTTGGCGCGGGACTGGGAGCATTTGGCAGTACGGCACAAGCAGCGACGGATGATGCTTCTGTTATGCCAGATATTTCTAACAAACAGGTGCTAGTTGGATACTGGCATAGTTGGAAATCAACTGGGAAAGACGGTTATCAACAAGGAACCTCGGCTGATATTGCGCTGAAAGATACACCAAAAGCTTATAACGTGGTAGATGTTTCCTTTATGAAAGGGGACGGAGTAAATCGCATTCCAACATTTAAACCAGTGGGAATAAATGATAGCGATTTCAGAGCGCAAGTAGGTGCGTTAAATAAAGAGGGGCGTGCAGTGCTTCTAGCGCTCGGTGGTGCAGATGGTCATGTGGAACTTAAGGCAGGAGATGAACAGGCATTCGCAAACGAAATTATCCGCCAAGTAGAAACATATGGTTTTGACGGATTAGACATTGACTTAGAACAAAGTGCGATAACAGCAGGGGATAATAAAACAGTTATCCCAGCAGCGTTAAAAATCGTCAAAGATCATTATAAAGCAGAAGGCAAAAATTTCTTAATCACCATGGCGCCAGAATTTCCATATTTGAAACCTGGAAGTGCTTATGAAAGTTATTTAACTTCCTTGGCTAATTATTATGATTATATTGCCCCTCAACTATACAACCAAGGTGGCGACGGTGTCTGGGTAGATGAAACGAACCAATGGATTGCGCAAAATAACGATACATTAAAAGAATCATTCTTATATTATATGGCGGATTCTTTCATTAACGGAACTCGTGGCTATCTGAAAATCCCTGCCAATAAATTTGTCTTCGGCTTGCCAGCAAATGTTGACGCAGCAGCAACTGGTTATGTAAAAGATCCTCAAATCGTTAAAAATGTATTCAATCGTTTGCAAACAAAAGGGACTCCAGTGAAAGGAATTATGACATGGTCTGTTAACTGGGATGGAGGAAAAAATAGCGCAGGAGTTGCCTATAATAATGGATTCTCCAATGCTTATGGTCCGATTGTTGGAACTAAATAA
- a CDS encoding nucleobase:cation symporter-2 family protein has protein sequence MLGKGKIAALGFQHVLAMYAGAVIVPLLIGGALGFNGEEMTYLVSIDIFMCGIATLLQLTVNRFFGIGLPVVLGCAVQAIAPIILIGQDMGIGAIYGSIIVSGLFVLLIAPFFSKVVRFFPPVVTGSVVTVIGLTLIPVAINNLAGGAGAKDFGSMYNLGLGFGTLLLIILVYRFGQGFSKAIAVLIGLVGGSLFAALYKGISLGPVSEASWFHMPKPFYFGTPTFEWPAIITMILIALVSMVESTGVYFALSDITERKLTQKDLTRGYRAEGLAIMLGGVFNTFPYTAYSQNVGLVQLSGIKTRKVIYAAAGFLIVLGLIPKIGAVTTIIPTPVLGGAMVAMFGMVVAQGIKMLGKVNFTSQENLLIIACAVGVGLGVTVVPDLFNAFPSFVRLFTSNGIVAGSVTAITLNIIFNMIPHRNDKKVADPKPQHAE, from the coding sequence ATGTTAGGTAAAGGGAAAATTGCAGCTTTAGGATTTCAGCATGTTCTAGCTATGTATGCAGGAGCAGTAATCGTTCCGTTATTAATTGGTGGGGCGCTAGGTTTCAATGGAGAAGAAATGACATATTTAGTTTCGATTGATATTTTTATGTGTGGAATTGCAACATTGCTACAATTAACAGTCAATCGTTTCTTTGGGATTGGTTTACCTGTTGTACTTGGGTGTGCAGTTCAGGCGATTGCACCAATTATTTTGATTGGACAAGACATGGGAATTGGCGCAATTTATGGTTCGATTATTGTTTCAGGACTTTTTGTATTATTAATAGCACCTTTTTTCTCCAAAGTTGTGCGGTTTTTCCCTCCTGTTGTGACTGGTTCCGTTGTAACAGTGATAGGTTTAACTCTTATTCCCGTTGCCATTAATAATCTTGCCGGCGGGGCAGGGGCAAAGGATTTTGGTTCGATGTATAACCTCGGTCTTGGTTTTGGGACATTATTATTAATTATTTTAGTATATCGTTTTGGACAAGGTTTTTCGAAAGCTATTGCTGTTTTGATTGGTCTTGTTGGAGGTTCGCTCTTTGCAGCACTTTATAAAGGGATTTCGCTTGGGCCTGTTAGTGAAGCAAGTTGGTTTCATATGCCAAAACCATTTTACTTTGGAACACCGACATTTGAGTGGCCGGCGATTATTACGATGATTTTAATTGCGCTTGTCAGTATGGTAGAATCAACGGGGGTTTATTTTGCTTTATCAGATATTACCGAACGAAAATTAACGCAAAAAGATTTAACTCGTGGTTACCGTGCAGAAGGGCTAGCGATTATGCTTGGCGGAGTTTTTAATACATTCCCTTATACCGCTTATTCACAAAATGTCGGACTTGTTCAGCTTTCTGGCATTAAAACGCGTAAAGTGATTTATGCGGCAGCTGGTTTCTTAATCGTTTTAGGTTTAATTCCAAAAATTGGCGCTGTGACAACGATTATTCCAACGCCAGTTCTTGGTGGCGCGATGGTTGCGATGTTTGGGATGGTTGTTGCGCAAGGTATTAAGATGTTAGGAAAAGTTAATTTTACTTCTCAAGAAAATTTATTAATTATTGCGTGTGCAGTCGGTGTTGGCTTAGGCGTAACGGTTGTACCAGATTTATTTAATGCCTTCCCATCTTTTGTTCGTTTATTTACGAGTAATGGGATTGTAGCTGGAAGTGTTACTGCAATTACACTCAATATTATTTTCAACATGATTCCGCATCGCAACGATAAAAAAGTAGCGGATCCAAAACCACAACATGCCGAGTGA
- a CDS encoding xanthine phosphoribosyltransferase, translating to MKLLEEFIKEKGTVLPGNVLKVDAFLNHQIDPGLMQEMGKAFAERFQDLGITKIVTIESSGIAPAVFAGLALSVPVVFARKKKSVTLTDNLYTSTVYSYTKKESNDISVSKQFLTDADTILVIDDFLANGQAALGLLEIAELAGAKVAGIGIVIEKSFQQGRELLNKTGIPVYSLARIASLENEGILFLEEE from the coding sequence TTGAAATTACTGGAAGAGTTTATTAAAGAAAAAGGTACCGTTTTACCAGGAAATGTTTTAAAAGTAGATGCATTTTTAAATCATCAAATTGATCCTGGTTTAATGCAAGAAATGGGAAAGGCATTTGCTGAACGCTTCCAAGATTTAGGCATTACAAAAATCGTCACAATCGAATCATCGGGCATTGCACCAGCAGTTTTTGCAGGACTTGCGCTTTCGGTGCCAGTCGTTTTTGCTAGAAAGAAAAAATCAGTGACATTAACAGACAATTTGTATACGAGCACAGTTTATTCGTATACAAAAAAAGAATCAAATGATATTTCCGTATCGAAACAATTTTTAACCGATGCAGATACTATTTTAGTTATTGATGATTTTTTAGCAAATGGTCAAGCAGCTCTTGGGTTACTTGAAATTGCGGAGCTTGCCGGAGCAAAAGTGGCAGGAATCGGAATTGTTATTGAGAAATCTTTCCAGCAAGGTCGAGAACTATTAAATAAAACAGGAATTCCAGTTTACTCACTAGCACGAATTGCCTCACTTGAAAACGAAGGAATTTTATTTTTAGAGGAGGAATAG